Proteins co-encoded in one Neovison vison isolate M4711 chromosome 9, ASM_NN_V1, whole genome shotgun sequence genomic window:
- the CARD19 gene encoding caspase recruitment domain-containing protein 19 isoform X2, whose amino-acid sequence MTEQTYCDRLVQDTPFLMGHGRLSEQQVDRIILQLNRYYPQILSNKDAEKFRNPKASLRMRLCDLLGHLQRSGERDCQEFYRALYIHAQPLHSRLPSRLALQNSDCTELDSGTVGRELSDRGPVAFLACLGLAAGLALLVYCCPPDPKVLPGARRVLGFSPVIVDRHVSRFLLAFLTDDLGGL is encoded by the exons AGCAGACCTACTGTGACCGGCTGGTCCAGGACACACCTTTCCTGATGGGCCATGGACGCCTCAGTGAGCAGCAGGTGGACAGGATCATCCTCCAGCTGAACCGCTACTACCCCCAGATACTCAGTAACAAGGATGCGGAGAAG TTCCGGAACCCCAAGGCGTCCCTGCGCATGCGGCTCTGTGACCTCCTGGGTCATCTGCAGCGGAGCGGCGAGCGGGACTGCCAGGAGTTCTACCGGGCCCTGTACATCCACGCCCAGCCCCTGCACAGCCGTCTGCCCAGCCGGCTCGCCCTGC AGAACTCAGATTGCACAGAGCTAGACTCAGGCACCGTGGGCCGCGAGCTCAGTGACAGGG GACCCGTGGCCTTCCTGGCCTGCCTCGGCCTGGCCGCAGGGCTGGCGCTCCTCGTCTactgctgccctccag ACCCTAAGGTGCTGCCGGGGGCCCGGCGTGTCCTGGGCTTCTCCCCTGTCATCGTCGACAGGCACGTCAGCCGCTTCCTGCTGGCCTTCCTCACAGATGACCTGGGAGGGCTCTGA
- the CARD19 gene encoding caspase recruitment domain-containing protein 19 isoform X3 produces MGHGRLSEQQVDRIILQLNRYYPQILSNKDAEKFRNPKASLRMRLCDLLGHLQRSGERDCQEFYRALYIHAQPLHSRLPSRLALQNSDCTELDSGTVGRELSDRGPVAFLACLGLAAGLALLVYCCPPDPKVLPGARRVLGFSPVIVDRHVSRFLLAFLTDDLGGL; encoded by the exons ATGGGCCATGGACGCCTCAGTGAGCAGCAGGTGGACAGGATCATCCTCCAGCTGAACCGCTACTACCCCCAGATACTCAGTAACAAGGATGCGGAGAAG TTCCGGAACCCCAAGGCGTCCCTGCGCATGCGGCTCTGTGACCTCCTGGGTCATCTGCAGCGGAGCGGCGAGCGGGACTGCCAGGAGTTCTACCGGGCCCTGTACATCCACGCCCAGCCCCTGCACAGCCGTCTGCCCAGCCGGCTCGCCCTGC AGAACTCAGATTGCACAGAGCTAGACTCAGGCACCGTGGGCCGCGAGCTCAGTGACAGGG GACCCGTGGCCTTCCTGGCCTGCCTCGGCCTGGCCGCAGGGCTGGCGCTCCTCGTCTactgctgccctccag ACCCTAAGGTGCTGCCGGGGGCCCGGCGTGTCCTGGGCTTCTCCCCTGTCATCGTCGACAGGCACGTCAGCCGCTTCCTGCTGGCCTTCCTCACAGATGACCTGGGAGGGCTCTGA